From Nonlabens sp. Ci31, the proteins below share one genomic window:
- a CDS encoding DUF4348 domain-containing protein, whose translation MTSLEMEVEQEDFDDFFYQFMINPDFQLSRIKFPLRSVSFKDGYPSNERDTTYITKDQWHHDFYYLDQTSIPKIYDNYKMQLQDTDERVFVWSGVENGINVQSFFKRIDGYWRFIKRVDVST comes from the coding sequence TTGACCAGCCTTGAGATGGAGGTAGAACAAGAAGATTTTGACGACTTCTTTTACCAATTTATGATAAATCCAGATTTTCAACTATCCAGAATAAAATTTCCACTTCGATCCGTCTCTTTTAAAGATGGATATCCCAGTAATGAAAGGGACACCACATACATTACAAAAGACCAATGGCATCATGATTTCTACTATTTGGACCAAACATCCATTCCTAAGATCTATGACAACTATAAAATGCAGTTACAAGATACGGATGAACGTGTTTTTGTATGGTCAGGTGTAGAAAACGGCATCAATGTACAATCGTTTTTTAAAAGAATTGATGGATACTGGCGCTTTATAAAAAGAGTAGATGTATCCACCTGA
- a CDS encoding PH domain-containing protein has product MLDLSTPQRQSKKIIIFYLFKSIKGLILYFLFAAIGTKSMGEYGWYMTAFIAFIAVLSLLSPVVKYIYFTFHIEDDELIIQKGLLQKERKAIPLERIQSININQNVVQRILGIVSLEVDTAGSKAKELEIPGLERAFASQFKDLLQERKEEIVEGVSETATNESFTTQDASGNNLEVETGENTAVSKAKTSKKAVEDTTETMILQLGIIDILKVGITQNHLKSAGLAIGVAFGSWYKIKDLVEEYFEEWLQQFSFENVISGTSLGLAFAAVISFLFFSVVISMLLAINKYWDFSIVKKGTDLEVKMGLFNKKEIKIPLSKVQILEFHSNPLRKLLGFQTAQIFQAQSTDNKLGSVSVPACKEVHRVLLQHLIFKQPVEETEQELHCNPYSHARLRFYISSVFAIPLIGAAIYFEEYAGVVLVIAISFFLVFAAFMYGKNSKVIRDDDFVVFKKGWIFPQTIISPVFKTQAVEKWRSVFLKRRKEAHFRLHTAAGTRGLRYLKESALNKLINAINNEVICSEEKWM; this is encoded by the coding sequence ATGCTTGATTTATCTACACCACAACGACAGAGCAAAAAGATCATTATATTTTACCTGTTTAAAAGTATTAAAGGTTTAATTCTTTATTTTCTGTTTGCCGCCATAGGAACGAAGTCCATGGGAGAATACGGTTGGTACATGACTGCTTTTATCGCTTTTATTGCGGTCCTATCACTCTTGTCCCCTGTTGTTAAATACATTTATTTCACTTTCCATATAGAAGATGATGAGTTAATTATTCAAAAAGGATTGCTTCAAAAGGAACGAAAAGCCATTCCTTTAGAACGCATACAGTCTATTAATATCAATCAAAATGTGGTGCAACGTATTCTAGGAATTGTCTCTCTAGAAGTAGATACCGCAGGTTCTAAAGCTAAGGAACTGGAAATTCCAGGATTAGAAAGAGCATTTGCTAGCCAATTCAAAGATTTGCTGCAAGAACGCAAAGAGGAGATTGTGGAGGGAGTTAGTGAAACAGCTACAAATGAAAGCTTTACTACACAAGATGCTTCTGGAAACAATTTAGAGGTTGAAACAGGAGAAAACACAGCTGTATCAAAGGCAAAAACTTCTAAAAAAGCAGTCGAAGACACCACAGAAACAATGATTCTCCAATTGGGTATTATTGATATTTTAAAAGTGGGAATTACTCAGAACCATTTAAAAAGTGCTGGTCTAGCCATAGGAGTTGCTTTTGGTAGTTGGTATAAAATAAAAGATTTAGTAGAAGAATATTTCGAAGAATGGCTGCAGCAGTTCTCTTTTGAAAATGTTATTTCAGGAACCAGCTTAGGACTTGCTTTTGCCGCTGTGATTTCCTTTTTGTTTTTCTCTGTTGTGATCAGCATGCTATTAGCCATCAATAAATATTGGGATTTTAGTATTGTTAAAAAAGGCACTGATCTCGAAGTAAAAATGGGGTTGTTTAATAAGAAGGAAATCAAAATACCATTAAGTAAAGTCCAGATTTTGGAATTTCATTCCAATCCATTAAGGAAGTTATTAGGATTTCAAACGGCTCAGATCTTTCAGGCACAATCAACCGATAATAAGTTAGGTAGTGTCTCCGTACCAGCTTGTAAAGAAGTACATAGAGTTTTATTGCAACATTTAATATTTAAACAACCGGTAGAAGAAACGGAGCAGGAATTGCATTGCAACCCTTATTCTCACGCGCGATTGCGTTTTTATATTAGTTCTGTTTTTGCGATACCTTTAATAGGTGCTGCTATTTATTTTGAAGAGTACGCGGGAGTGGTGCTGGTTATTGCTATTTCATTCTTTTTAGTATTTGCCGCCTTTATGTATGGGAAGAATAGCAAAGTCATACGAGACGATGATTTTGTAGTTTTCAAAAAAGGATGGATTTTTCCACAAACCATTATTTCACCAGTTTTTAAAACTCAAGCAGTAGAAAAATGGCGCAGTGTTTTTTTAAAACGCAGAAAAGAAGCTCATTTTAGACTTCACACAGCAGCAGGAACAAGAGGTTTGAGATACCTCAAGGAAAGTGCTTTAAACAAATTGATCAACGCGATCAATAACGAAGTGATTTGCAGTGAAGAGAAGTGGATGTGA
- a CDS encoding PH domain-containing protein, whose amino-acid sequence MMTNEQILADGLPNIEEADFKKHPKRFLNKKLISKVIFFIPLLVGVVVLYFLMEDKAWLWKVALGAWLFLFLASVFLAYKEYFVRGYVLREHDITYKKGWLFHSQTTVPFNRIQHTEINHGPVDRLFKLCELDIFTAGGSASDLSISGLDPQDAAKLKDYISGKLSVHA is encoded by the coding sequence ATGATGACAAACGAACAAATCCTCGCTGACGGATTACCTAACATAGAAGAAGCCGATTTCAAAAAACATCCAAAAAGATTTTTAAACAAAAAACTGATCTCTAAAGTGATCTTTTTTATCCCCTTGCTGGTGGGTGTAGTGGTGTTGTATTTCCTTATGGAGGATAAAGCATGGTTGTGGAAAGTAGCACTCGGGGCATGGCTATTCTTATTTTTAGCAAGCGTTTTTTTAGCTTATAAGGAGTATTTTGTAAGAGGTTATGTGTTGAGAGAACACGACATTACCTATAAAAAAGGTTGGTTATTCCACAGTCAGACGACCGTTCCTTTTAATAGAATTCAACATACAGAAATCAATCACGGACCTGTAGACCGCTTATTTAAACTTTGTGAGTTGGACATATTTACCGCAGGAGGAAGTGCCAGCGATTTGAGTATAAGCGGCCTCGATCCTCAGGATGCAGCAAAATTAAAGGATTATATTTCTGGAAAACTGTCGGTGCATGCTTGA
- the dnaK gene encoding molecular chaperone DnaK — MSKIIGIDLGTTNSCVSVMEGSEPVVIPNAEGKRTTPSVIAFVEGGEIKVGDPAKRQAVTNPTKTVASIKRFMGNKFSESTKEAGYVPYKVVKGDNDTPRVDIDGRLYTPQELSAMILQKMKKTAEDYLGYEVTGAVITVPAYFNDSQRQATKEAGEIAGLKVERIINEPTAAALAYGLDKKDTDQKIVVFDFGGGTHDVSILELGDGVFEVLATDGDTHLGGDDVDQKIIDWLADEFKAAEDIDLRKDPMALQRLKEAAEKAKIELSSSAQTEINLPYVTATASGPKHLVKTLTKSAFEKLISDLVKRTIAPCETALKNAGLSTGDIDEIILVGGSTRIPAVQEAVEKFFGKKPSKGVNPDEVVAVGAAIQGGVLTGDVKDVLLLDVTPLSLGIETMGGVMTKLIESNTTIPTKKSQVFSTAADNQPSVEIHVIQGERAMANDNKTIGRFHLSDIPPSRRGTPQIEVTFDIDANGIIKVSAEDKATGKKQDIRIEASSGLSEEEIEKMKQDAAANADADKKAKETADKLNAADQMIFQTEQQLEEFGEKLPADKKAPIEEALNELKAAYESKDLAVIDPALEKLNTVWTAASEEMYKAQADGQGGQPGPDAGGEAESETDTSDVEDVDFEEVK, encoded by the coding sequence ATGAGTAAAATAATAGGAATAGACTTAGGTACGACTAACAGTTGTGTTTCTGTAATGGAAGGAAGCGAGCCTGTAGTAATACCTAACGCAGAAGGAAAAAGAACTACCCCATCTGTTATCGCCTTTGTAGAAGGTGGTGAGATTAAGGTAGGTGATCCTGCAAAAAGACAAGCGGTAACCAACCCGACTAAAACGGTTGCTTCTATCAAGCGTTTTATGGGTAACAAATTCAGTGAATCTACTAAAGAAGCTGGATATGTACCTTACAAAGTGGTTAAAGGTGATAACGATACACCACGTGTGGATATCGATGGACGTTTGTACACGCCACAAGAATTAAGTGCGATGATTCTTCAAAAAATGAAGAAAACTGCTGAAGATTATTTAGGATATGAAGTAACTGGAGCAGTAATCACTGTACCGGCTTATTTTAACGATTCTCAACGTCAAGCGACTAAGGAAGCTGGTGAGATCGCAGGTCTTAAAGTAGAACGTATTATCAATGAGCCTACTGCTGCGGCATTAGCTTACGGATTAGATAAAAAAGATACCGATCAGAAGATTGTAGTATTTGATTTTGGTGGTGGAACACATGATGTTTCTATCCTAGAATTAGGTGATGGCGTTTTTGAAGTACTTGCAACTGACGGTGATACTCACTTAGGTGGTGATGACGTAGATCAAAAAATCATCGACTGGTTAGCTGATGAGTTTAAGGCTGCTGAAGACATTGATCTTAGAAAAGATCCAATGGCTTTACAACGTCTTAAAGAAGCTGCTGAAAAAGCTAAAATTGAGCTTTCTTCTAGTGCACAGACTGAAATCAATTTGCCTTATGTAACTGCTACTGCTAGTGGACCTAAGCACCTTGTAAAAACATTAACCAAGTCTGCTTTTGAAAAATTAATTTCAGACTTAGTAAAAAGAACTATCGCTCCATGTGAGACAGCATTGAAAAACGCTGGTCTTTCTACTGGAGATATTGACGAGATTATACTTGTAGGTGGATCTACTCGTATTCCTGCTGTACAAGAAGCTGTTGAGAAATTCTTCGGCAAAAAACCATCAAAAGGAGTAAATCCCGATGAAGTAGTTGCTGTAGGTGCTGCCATTCAAGGTGGTGTATTAACAGGGGATGTAAAAGATGTTCTTTTACTAGATGTTACGCCACTCTCTTTAGGTATTGAAACTATGGGCGGTGTGATGACTAAATTAATTGAGTCCAACACGACGATCCCAACTAAGAAGTCTCAGGTATTCTCTACCGCTGCAGATAATCAACCTAGTGTTGAGATTCATGTGATCCAAGGAGAGCGTGCTATGGCAAACGATAACAAAACTATCGGTAGGTTCCACTTATCAGATATTCCACCATCAAGAAGAGGTACACCACAAATTGAGGTAACCTTTGATATTGATGCTAACGGTATCATAAAAGTAAGTGCTGAAGATAAAGCGACTGGAAAGAAACAAGATATACGTATCGAAGCTTCTTCTGGATTGAGCGAGGAAGAAATCGAAAAAATGAAGCAAGATGCTGCTGCAAATGCTGATGCTGATAAGAAAGCAAAAGAAACTGCAGATAAGTTGAACGCGGCAGATCAAATGATCTTCCAAACGGAGCAACAGTTAGAAGAATTTGGCGAAAAGCTACCTGCTGACAAAAAAGCCCCTATCGAAGAAGCGCTTAACGAATTGAAAGCTGCTTATGAGTCTAAAGACTTAGCAGTAATTGATCCAGCACTAGAAAAACTAAATACAGTTTGGACGGCTGCAAGTGAAGAAATGTACAAAGCACAAGCTGATGGTCAAGGTGGACAACCTGGTCCAGATGCTGGTGGTGAGGCAGAGTCTGAAACTGATACTAGTGATGTGGAGGATGTAGACTTCGAAGAAGTGAAATAA
- a CDS encoding DUF6122 family protein — MLNIKTGPNNCMQTLLHYFLHLVFPLGIAWMFFNKEWKKAYLILLLTMLVDLDHLLASPIFDADRCSINFHPLHSYYAMVFYVGLLFLRKPFRILGIGLLFHMFTDLMDCLLTYQNCKDCLAASPALDVLELISRW, encoded by the coding sequence TTGCTCAATATAAAAACTGGTCCTAACAACTGTATGCAAACACTTCTCCATTATTTTTTACACCTAGTTTTCCCATTGGGCATCGCTTGGATGTTTTTTAATAAAGAATGGAAGAAAGCTTATCTAATTTTACTTCTTACAATGCTGGTAGATCTAGACCATCTTCTCGCCTCTCCTATTTTTGATGCGGACCGTTGCAGTATTAATTTTCACCCATTACATTCTTACTATGCCATGGTTTTTTATGTGGGTCTGTTGTTTCTACGCAAGCCCTTTCGCATTCTAGGAATTGGACTCCTTTTCCATATGTTTACAGATTTAATGGACTGTTTGTTAACTTACCAAAACTGCAAAGACTGTCTGGCTGCTTCTCCTGCCCTAGATGTATTAGAGTTGATTTCCCGCTGGTAG
- a CDS encoding CHRD domain-containing protein — protein MKNLKKLLFLFMGLTLLVSCSDDDFFSGQRKIYELRSVADPSISGTATFIQNKDNSTTVELQLDGTPAGGMHPAHIHFNTAVESGGIAVTLGTVNGDTGFSTTTFSELNDNTSVSFNDMLFFDGYINVHLSSGDLGTLVAQGDIGQNELTGASILFVLNDVADPTISGTATFSQRSNGEALAVLNIANTPAGGSHPAHIHAGSVANAPGGILFTFNPVNGDTGISSTNVAALNDNSPFNYNDVLVVDAYINVHLSSMDLGTIVAQGDIGIN, from the coding sequence ATGAAAAATTTAAAAAAATTGTTATTCCTATTTATGGGTTTAACACTGTTGGTATCTTGTAGCGATGATGACTTTTTTAGTGGACAGAGAAAAATATATGAATTAAGATCTGTTGCTGATCCTTCTATATCTGGAACCGCTACATTTATTCAAAATAAGGACAATTCTACTACAGTAGAGTTACAATTAGATGGAACTCCAGCAGGCGGTATGCATCCTGCGCACATCCATTTTAATACTGCTGTAGAAAGTGGTGGAATCGCTGTTACTTTAGGTACTGTAAATGGTGATACTGGATTTAGTACGACTACGTTTTCAGAATTAAATGACAATACTAGTGTCTCATTCAACGATATGCTTTTCTTTGATGGTTATATCAATGTTCATTTAAGCTCTGGCGATTTAGGTACTCTAGTGGCACAAGGAGATATAGGACAAAATGAACTAACTGGAGCGTCCATATTATTCGTATTAAATGACGTTGCTGATCCTACTATAAGTGGAACTGCTACTTTTAGTCAACGTTCTAATGGAGAAGCTCTTGCTGTATTAAATATTGCTAACACACCTGCAGGAGGTTCACACCCTGCTCACATACACGCAGGAAGCGTTGCTAATGCACCGGGTGGAATCTTATTTACCTTTAACCCAGTGAACGGTGATACAGGTATCAGTAGTACAAATGTTGCTGCATTAAATGACAACAGTCCATTTAATTACAATGATGTATTAGTTGTAGACGCTTATATCAATGTGCATTTAAGTAGTATGGACCTAGGCACTATAGTAGCTCAGGGAGATATAGGTATCAACTAA
- a CDS encoding L-serine ammonia-lyase has product MTQNSPAKIEAISVFDMLKIGVGPSSSHTLGPWRAARHFLAKLKDKNRLELVKSIEVDLYGSLSLTGKGHATDLACILGLTNADPETCAIDEIPEIIDYITNQKLLQLDGVHLISFDPKTQIHFHRNFLPFHPNGFRFKAILNDDKVVFETYYSIGGGFFVQKERKRSAKQVALFECFPRPIEKASELLAYCERDQMSVSQVVLQNEEYLRSPEEIDELFRKIWDVMLDSMYTGCHTEGILPGGLNVRRRAFDTHERLQKGKPYSNKEEWVEAIRDTEVKFREILKWVSCYALAVNEVNASLGRVVTAPTNGSAGVIPAVMMYYMTIENHDANFEDIKKFLLVAGEIGALFKKGATISAAMGGCQAEIGVSSAMAAGALTELMGGTPAQVLIASEIAMEHHLGLTCDPIGGLVQIPCIERNAMGAIKAINACEMALDTDAKNAKVPLDKVIETMWQTALDMNTKYKETSEGGLAVNVALSDC; this is encoded by the coding sequence ATGACACAAAATTCTCCAGCTAAAATTGAAGCCATCAGCGTGTTTGACATGCTTAAAATAGGTGTTGGTCCTTCCAGTTCTCACACTTTAGGCCCATGGCGTGCGGCGCGTCATTTTTTAGCAAAACTAAAAGACAAAAACAGATTGGAATTGGTAAAATCCATCGAGGTAGATCTTTACGGCTCCTTATCATTAACGGGTAAGGGTCATGCTACAGATCTCGCTTGTATTTTAGGACTAACTAATGCAGATCCGGAGACTTGTGCAATCGATGAAATCCCTGAAATTATAGATTATATTACCAATCAAAAGTTATTGCAATTGGATGGGGTTCATTTGATTTCCTTCGATCCCAAAACACAGATTCATTTCCATCGTAATTTTCTTCCTTTCCATCCCAACGGATTTCGTTTTAAAGCCATCTTAAATGATGATAAGGTTGTTTTTGAAACCTATTACAGTATAGGTGGCGGCTTTTTTGTACAAAAAGAGCGCAAAAGATCTGCAAAACAAGTAGCGCTGTTTGAGTGTTTCCCAAGACCTATTGAAAAGGCAAGTGAACTACTCGCTTATTGTGAACGGGATCAAATGTCAGTTTCACAGGTTGTTCTGCAAAATGAAGAATACCTTCGGAGCCCAGAAGAGATAGATGAGCTATTTCGTAAAATTTGGGATGTGATGTTGGATTCTATGTACACCGGTTGTCATACAGAAGGCATACTTCCAGGCGGCCTTAATGTACGCAGAAGGGCTTTTGATACACATGAGCGTTTGCAAAAGGGAAAACCCTATTCCAATAAAGAAGAGTGGGTCGAAGCTATACGAGATACCGAGGTGAAATTTAGAGAAATTCTCAAATGGGTTTCTTGCTATGCACTGGCGGTTAACGAAGTAAATGCTTCTTTAGGTCGTGTAGTTACGGCACCTACAAATGGTAGTGCAGGAGTAATCCCTGCCGTAATGATGTACTATATGACCATTGAAAATCACGATGCCAACTTTGAAGACATCAAGAAATTTTTATTGGTTGCAGGAGAAATAGGAGCCCTTTTCAAAAAAGGAGCAACGATCAGTGCTGCAATGGGCGGTTGTCAAGCAGAAATAGGAGTGAGCAGTGCCATGGCTGCTGGCGCATTAACAGAGCTTATGGGTGGAACACCAGCCCAAGTTCTTATAGCTAGTGAGATCGCAATGGAACATCACTTGGGATTGACTTGTGACCCTATAGGGGGATTGGTGCAAATTCCTTGTATCGAGCGCAACGCAATGGGTGCTATTAAAGCGATTAACGCCTGTGAAATGGCACTGGATACCGATGCTAAAAATGCCAAAGTCCCATTAGATAAAGTGATAGAAACCATGTGGCAAACCGCACTAGACATGAATACTAAATACAAAGAAACCAGTGAAGGCGGACTTGCTGTTAATGTGGCACTCTCTGATTGCTAA